From the genome of Danio rerio strain Tuebingen ecotype United States chromosome 2, GRCz12tu, whole genome shotgun sequence, one region includes:
- the paxip1 gene encoding PAX-interacting protein 1 isoform X1, which yields MSEDDLKVPEELFKDVKFYVVGDIDQKVVQLLKSGKGKEVSYNALATHIIAEDGDNPEVGESREVFDLPVVKPSWVILSVKCGDLLPVTGFSPESGQVFFGVTACLPHLAEDLNALWAFITFYGGDCQLHFNKKCTHLVVPEPKGAKYECALRHNNIKIVTPEWILDSVKEKNRKDEMLYHPRLTLYDAPEEEGSEYENERSSRSEGSYSDRRSPHSRRSSPTSSRDASPAGRRSPSTKHERKSELMFDDSDDSSPEKEDRNLNWTPAEVLPPGPAKRRLQPGKETGLINLCANVPPVPGSFGPPDARMVGAGAGGGVPMGVERLEVMSEWNSAARTLRNITNNTDTQQPSRPSNVAHIIQSFSASSKGVVDHMGNQGQSGIPNQLLLKAQQQLPPEAQQQLLQQQQQQQSHQLQQQQQQHQMAQQHPMMLPQVMQMHHHQQQQQHQPPPQQQQQQQNQQGFPQMPPQSHQFLQQQMHQQMYSQHQQQQQQQQQQQQQQHAFPQQMRPQQLPRLPLQHQQQHVLQQQLQLQQQHRLQLQLQQQQQQQQQQQQQQQQQQQQQQQQKQQQQQQQNQQQMHQQHLQQQQHFLQQQLQQQHMQQLQQQQQMQQQQQQHLQNQQPLQHQNQQVNPHQTQTMLQPPITSAQLFGHEPGHDIPEEGFLVGCIFAIADYPEQMADKQLLATWKRIIQLNGGTVDSALNRCTHLLCESQVSNTYLQALREGKRCVTAHWLNTVLKKKKMVPPHRTLHLPFSFPPGAKPCAQHIISVTGFVDSDRDDLKLMAYLAGARYTGYLCRSNTVLICKEPSGLKYEKAKEWRIPCVNAQWLCDILLGNFEALRQIQHSKYTQFNLPDPLAPNHHLVHNLLSAWRIPVKISPEALASLRLQLKQKQADVSVQPPSKRPKLEELPTPTKKLPPDSTPYVLFTGFEPLQAQQYIKKLYDLGGEVADSTQKCTHLVANKVTRTVKFLTAISVVKHIVTPEWLEESWKSQKFVDEQSYMLRDAEAEVLFSFSLEESLKRAHAAPLFKGKYFYITPGICPSLSTMKLIVESAAGKVLSKQPSYRKIMEHKQNKNLPEIILITCENDSHLCREYFLKNIEVYTAELILTGVLTQSLDYESYPFKINARLNRQMINNRL from the exons CTGGCAGAGGATCTTAACGCACTTTGGGCCTTTATTACATTCTATGGAGGTGACTGTCAGCTCCATTTCAACAAAAAGTGTACGCATCTGGTTGTGCCTGAACCAAAGGGg GCCAAGTACGAGTGTGCTTTGCGGCATAATAACATAAAGATAGTAACTCCAGAATGGATTTTGGACTCTGTAAAAGAAAAGAACAGGAAAGATGAGATGCTATATCACCCACGACTCACATTATATGATGCACCGGAAGAGGAGGGCAGTGAGTATGAAAACGAGAGGAGCTCACGATCTGAAGGTAGCTATAGTGACAGACGCTCGCCTCACAGCCGACGCTCCAGCCCTACATCATCCCGAGACGCATCCCCAGCAGGCAGGCGCTCACCCTCAACCAAACATGAACGCAAATCAGAGTTGATGTTCGATGACTCTGATGACTCATCCCCAGAGAAGGAGGATCGCAATCTCAATTGGACCCCAGCTGAGGTGCTTCCGCCTGGTCCGGCTAAACGTCGACTACAGCCTGGCAAAGAAACCGGTTTGATCAATCTGTGTGCCAATGTCCCACCTGTACCAGGAAGCTTTGGGCCACCTGATGCACGAATGGTCggtgcaggtgcaggtggaggtgTGCCTATGGGGGTGGAAAGATTAGAGGTCATGAGTGAATGGAATTCAGCCGCCAGGACGCTAAGAAACATCACTAACAACACTGATACCCAACAGCCCTCTCGACCCTCCAATGTGGCACAT ATCATCCAGAGTTTTTCCGCATCCTCTAAAGGTGTAGTGGATCATATGGGAAATCAGGGCCAGTCTGGTATTCCCAACCAGCTTCTGTTAAAAGCCCAACAGCAGCTTCCTCCTGAAGCACAGCAGCAGTTActgcaacaacagcagcagcaacagtcACATCAGCTacaacagcaacagcagcagcatcAGATGGCACAACAACATCCCATGATGCTGCCACAGGTCATGCAGATGCACcaccatcaacaacaacaacagcatcaGCCGCCGCCacagcaacaacagcagcagcaaaaCCAACAAGGCTTTCCTCAAATGCCTCCACAATCGCATCAGTTCTTACAGCAACAGATGCATCAGCAGATGTATTCCCAAcatcaacagcagcagcagcagcagcaacaacagcagcagcaacaacatgCATTCCCACAACAAATGCGACCCCAACAGCTTCCGAGGCTGCCCTTGCAGCATCAGCAGCAACATGTGCTGCAACAACAGTTACAGTTACAGCAGCAGCACAGACTTCAGTTGCagttgcaacaacaacaacaacagcagcagcaacaacaacaacagcagcagcagcagcagcagcaacaacaacaacaaaaacaacaacagcagcagcagcaaaacCAGCAGCAGATGCACCAACAGCATTTGCAGCAGCAACAGCATTTCCTACAACAACAACTCCAACAGCAGCACATGCAACAGCTGCAACAACAGCAGCAAAtgcagcagcaacagcaacaacatctGCAGAACCAGCAGCCTCTGCAACATCAGAACCAGCAGGTTAATCCACATCAGACACAGACTATGCTTCAACCTCCAATCACATCTGCACAGCTCTTTGGACACGAGCCTGGCCATGACA TACCTGAAGAGGGATTCCTGGTTGGCTGTATTTTTGCCATTGCTGACTATCCAGAACAAATGGCTGATAAACAGTTACTGGCCACATGGAAAAGG ATAATTCAGCTAAATGGAGGGACTGTAGACTCTGCTCTCAACCGCTGCACTCATTTACTTTGTGAGAGTCAAGTCAGCAACACCTATCTCCAG GCGCTGAGGGAGGGAAAGCGTTGTGTGACGGCTCACTGGCTCAACACTGTCCTCAAGAAGAAGAAGATGGTCCCCCCTCACAGGACCCTTCATCTTCCCTTCAGCTTTCCTCCAGGGGCCAAACCGTGTGCACAGCAT ATTATTTCTGTGACTGGATTTGTGGACAGTGACCGTGATGATTTGAAGCTCATGGCGTATCTAGCAGGAGCACGATACACAGGCTATCTGTGTCGAAGCAACACTGTCCTTATCTGTAAAGA ACCAAGCGGGCTGAAATACGAGAAGGCGAAGGAGTGGAGGATCCCATGTGTGAATGCACAGTGGCTGTGTGACATCCTACTAGGAAACTTCGAAGCTCTCCGGCAAATCCAGCACAGCAAATACACTCAGTTTAATTTGCCTGACCCGCTGGCACCAAATCATCATCTTGTGCACAACCTTCTGA GTGCTTGGCGTATTCCTGTGAAGATCTCACCGGAGGCATTGGCG AGTTTACGTCTTCAGCTAAAACAGAAACAGGCTGACGTCAGTGTGCAGCCGCCCAGCAAGAGACCCAA GCTAGAAGAGTTGCCAACACCCACTAAAAAGCTTCCACCTGATTCAACACCTTACGTCCTTTTCACAGGCTTTGAACCTCTGCAGGCTCAGCAGTACATAAAG AAATTGTATGATCTTGGAGGGGAAGTGGCTGACAGCACTCAGAAGTGCACTCATCTGGTTGCTAACAAAGTGACAAGAACGGTGAAGTTCCTCACTGCCATATCCGTAGTCAAGCACATAGTCACTCCAGAATGGCTGGAGGAAAGCTGGAAAAGCCAGAAATTTGTGG ATGAGCAAAGCTACATGCTGCGAGATGCAGAGGCTGAGGTGCTGTTCTCTTTTAGCCTGGAGGAGTCACTGAAGAGAGCTCATGCAGCTCCGCTCTTTAAG ggGAAGTATTTCTATATAACTCCAGGAATCTGTCCCAGCCTCAGCACAATGAAGCTTATAGTGGAGAGTGCCGCAGGGAAAGTGCTCTCCAAACAGCCCTCCTACCGCAAGATCATGGAGCACAAGCAAAACAAG AATTTACCGGAAATCATACTAATAACCTGTGAAAATGACTCTCATCTGTGCCGAGAGTATTTCCTGAAGAACATCG AAGTGTACACTGCTGAGCTTATATTGACAGGGGTGTTGACTCAGTCCTTGGATTATGAATCATAtccttttaaaataaatgcaagaTTGAACAGACAAATGATAAACAATCGCCTTTGA
- the paxip1 gene encoding PAX-interacting protein 1 gives MSEDDLKVPEELFKDVKFYVVGDIDQKVVQLLKSGKGKEVSYNALATHIIAEDGDNPEVGESREVFDLPVVKPSWVILSVKCGDLLPVTGFSPESGQVFFGVTACLPHLAEDLNALWAFITFYGGDCQLHFNKKCTHLVVPEPKGAKYECALRHNNIKIVTPEWILDSVKEKNRKDEMLYHPRLTLYDAPEEEGSEYENERSSRSEGSYSDRRSPHSRRSSPTSSRDASPAGRRSPSTKHERKSELMFDDSDDSSPEKEDRNLNWTPAEVLPPGPAKRRLQPGKETGLINLCANVPPVPGSFGPPDARMVGAGAGGGVPMGVERLEVMSEWNSAARTLRNITNNTDTQQPSRPSNVAHIIQSFSASSKGVVDHMGNQGQSGIPNQLLLKAQQQLPPEAQQQLLQQQQQQQSHQLQQQQQQHQMAQQHPMMLPQVMQMHHHQQQQQHQPPPQQQQQQQNQQGFPQMPPQSHQFLQQQMHQQMYSQHQQQQQQQQQQQQQQHAFPQQMRPQQLPRLPLQHQQQHVLQQQLQLQQQHRLQLQLQQQQQQQQQQQQQQQQQQQQQQQQKQQQQQQQNQQQMHQQHLQQQQHFLQQQLQQQHMQQLQQQQQMQQQQQQHLQNQQPLQHQNQQVNPHQTQTMLQPPITSAQLFGHEPGHDIPEEGFLVGCIFAIADYPEQMADKQLLATWKRIIQLNGGTVDSALNRCTHLLCESQVSNTYLQALREGKRCVTAHWLNTVLKKKKMVPPHRTLHLPFSFPPGAKPCAQHIISVTGFVDSDRDDLKLMAYLAGARYTGYLCRSNTVLICKEPSGLKYEKAKEWRIPCVNAQWLCDILLGNFEALRQIQHSKYTQFNLPDPLAPNHHLVHNLLSAWRIPVKISPEALASLRLQLKQKQADVSVQPPSKRPKLEELPTPTKKLPPDSTPYVLFTGFEPLQAQQYIKKLYDLGGEVADSTQKCTHLVANKVTRTVKFLTAISVVKHIVTPEWLEESWKSQKFVDEQSYMLRDAEAEVLFSFSLEESLKRAHAAPLFKGKYFYITPGICPSLSTMKLIVESAAGKVLSKQPSYRKIMEHKQNKNLPEIILITCENDSHLCREYFLKNIEVYTAELILTGVLTQSLDYESYKFT, from the exons CTGGCAGAGGATCTTAACGCACTTTGGGCCTTTATTACATTCTATGGAGGTGACTGTCAGCTCCATTTCAACAAAAAGTGTACGCATCTGGTTGTGCCTGAACCAAAGGGg GCCAAGTACGAGTGTGCTTTGCGGCATAATAACATAAAGATAGTAACTCCAGAATGGATTTTGGACTCTGTAAAAGAAAAGAACAGGAAAGATGAGATGCTATATCACCCACGACTCACATTATATGATGCACCGGAAGAGGAGGGCAGTGAGTATGAAAACGAGAGGAGCTCACGATCTGAAGGTAGCTATAGTGACAGACGCTCGCCTCACAGCCGACGCTCCAGCCCTACATCATCCCGAGACGCATCCCCAGCAGGCAGGCGCTCACCCTCAACCAAACATGAACGCAAATCAGAGTTGATGTTCGATGACTCTGATGACTCATCCCCAGAGAAGGAGGATCGCAATCTCAATTGGACCCCAGCTGAGGTGCTTCCGCCTGGTCCGGCTAAACGTCGACTACAGCCTGGCAAAGAAACCGGTTTGATCAATCTGTGTGCCAATGTCCCACCTGTACCAGGAAGCTTTGGGCCACCTGATGCACGAATGGTCggtgcaggtgcaggtggaggtgTGCCTATGGGGGTGGAAAGATTAGAGGTCATGAGTGAATGGAATTCAGCCGCCAGGACGCTAAGAAACATCACTAACAACACTGATACCCAACAGCCCTCTCGACCCTCCAATGTGGCACAT ATCATCCAGAGTTTTTCCGCATCCTCTAAAGGTGTAGTGGATCATATGGGAAATCAGGGCCAGTCTGGTATTCCCAACCAGCTTCTGTTAAAAGCCCAACAGCAGCTTCCTCCTGAAGCACAGCAGCAGTTActgcaacaacagcagcagcaacagtcACATCAGCTacaacagcaacagcagcagcatcAGATGGCACAACAACATCCCATGATGCTGCCACAGGTCATGCAGATGCACcaccatcaacaacaacaacagcatcaGCCGCCGCCacagcaacaacagcagcagcaaaaCCAACAAGGCTTTCCTCAAATGCCTCCACAATCGCATCAGTTCTTACAGCAACAGATGCATCAGCAGATGTATTCCCAAcatcaacagcagcagcagcagcagcaacaacagcagcagcaacaacatgCATTCCCACAACAAATGCGACCCCAACAGCTTCCGAGGCTGCCCTTGCAGCATCAGCAGCAACATGTGCTGCAACAACAGTTACAGTTACAGCAGCAGCACAGACTTCAGTTGCagttgcaacaacaacaacaacagcagcagcaacaacaacaacagcagcagcagcagcagcagcaacaacaacaacaaaaacaacaacagcagcagcagcaaaacCAGCAGCAGATGCACCAACAGCATTTGCAGCAGCAACAGCATTTCCTACAACAACAACTCCAACAGCAGCACATGCAACAGCTGCAACAACAGCAGCAAAtgcagcagcaacagcaacaacatctGCAGAACCAGCAGCCTCTGCAACATCAGAACCAGCAGGTTAATCCACATCAGACACAGACTATGCTTCAACCTCCAATCACATCTGCACAGCTCTTTGGACACGAGCCTGGCCATGACA TACCTGAAGAGGGATTCCTGGTTGGCTGTATTTTTGCCATTGCTGACTATCCAGAACAAATGGCTGATAAACAGTTACTGGCCACATGGAAAAGG ATAATTCAGCTAAATGGAGGGACTGTAGACTCTGCTCTCAACCGCTGCACTCATTTACTTTGTGAGAGTCAAGTCAGCAACACCTATCTCCAG GCGCTGAGGGAGGGAAAGCGTTGTGTGACGGCTCACTGGCTCAACACTGTCCTCAAGAAGAAGAAGATGGTCCCCCCTCACAGGACCCTTCATCTTCCCTTCAGCTTTCCTCCAGGGGCCAAACCGTGTGCACAGCAT ATTATTTCTGTGACTGGATTTGTGGACAGTGACCGTGATGATTTGAAGCTCATGGCGTATCTAGCAGGAGCACGATACACAGGCTATCTGTGTCGAAGCAACACTGTCCTTATCTGTAAAGA ACCAAGCGGGCTGAAATACGAGAAGGCGAAGGAGTGGAGGATCCCATGTGTGAATGCACAGTGGCTGTGTGACATCCTACTAGGAAACTTCGAAGCTCTCCGGCAAATCCAGCACAGCAAATACACTCAGTTTAATTTGCCTGACCCGCTGGCACCAAATCATCATCTTGTGCACAACCTTCTGA GTGCTTGGCGTATTCCTGTGAAGATCTCACCGGAGGCATTGGCG AGTTTACGTCTTCAGCTAAAACAGAAACAGGCTGACGTCAGTGTGCAGCCGCCCAGCAAGAGACCCAA GCTAGAAGAGTTGCCAACACCCACTAAAAAGCTTCCACCTGATTCAACACCTTACGTCCTTTTCACAGGCTTTGAACCTCTGCAGGCTCAGCAGTACATAAAG AAATTGTATGATCTTGGAGGGGAAGTGGCTGACAGCACTCAGAAGTGCACTCATCTGGTTGCTAACAAAGTGACAAGAACGGTGAAGTTCCTCACTGCCATATCCGTAGTCAAGCACATAGTCACTCCAGAATGGCTGGAGGAAAGCTGGAAAAGCCAGAAATTTGTGG ATGAGCAAAGCTACATGCTGCGAGATGCAGAGGCTGAGGTGCTGTTCTCTTTTAGCCTGGAGGAGTCACTGAAGAGAGCTCATGCAGCTCCGCTCTTTAAG ggGAAGTATTTCTATATAACTCCAGGAATCTGTCCCAGCCTCAGCACAATGAAGCTTATAGTGGAGAGTGCCGCAGGGAAAGTGCTCTCCAAACAGCCCTCCTACCGCAAGATCATGGAGCACAAGCAAAACAAG AATTTACCGGAAATCATACTAATAACCTGTGAAAATGACTCTCATCTGTGCCGAGAGTATTTCCTGAAGAACATCG AAGTGTACACTGCTGAGCTTATATTGACAGGGGTGTTGACTCAGTCCTTGGATTATGAATC GTATAAATTCACATGA